In one window of Rhinopithecus roxellana isolate Shanxi Qingling chromosome 15, ASM756505v1, whole genome shotgun sequence DNA:
- the LOC104662338 gene encoding LOW QUALITY PROTEIN: olfactory receptor 51V1-like (The sequence of the model RefSeq protein was modified relative to this genomic sequence to represent the inferred CDS: inserted 1 base in 1 codon; substituted 1 base at 1 genomic stop codon), with the protein MYLSSRMITSVSPRTNSSFLLTGFSGMEQQYPWFSIPFSSIYAMVLLGNCMVLHVIWTEPSLHQPMFYFLSMLALTDLCMRLSTVYTVLGILWGXIREISLDFCITQSYFIHGLSFIESSVLLAMAFDRYIAICNPLRYSSILTNSRISKIGLTIIGRSFFFIIPPIIHLKFFNYCHFHILSHSFCLHQDLLRLACSDIRFNSYYALMLVICILLLDAILILFSYILIFKXVLAVASLEERHKLFQTCISHVCAVLVFYMPIISLTMVHHFGKYLSPVAHVLIGNIYILFPPLMNPIIYSVKTQQIHTRMLRLFSLKRY; encoded by the exons ATGTATCTCAGTTCCAGAATGATTACTTCAGTAAGCCCTAGAAcaaattcttcctttcttctcactGGATTTTCTGGCATGGAGCAGCAATACCCCTGGTTCTCCATCCCCTTCTCCTCTATCTATGCCATGGTGCTTTTGGGAAATTGCATGGTTCTCCATGTGATATGGACTGAGCCAAGCCTGCACCAGCCCATGTTTTACTTCCTGTCCATGCTGGCCCTCACTGACCTGTGCATGAGGCTGTCCACTGTGTACACAGTGCTGGGGATCCTGTGGG TCATTCGAGAGATCAGCTTGGATTTCTGCATTACCCAGTCCTATTTCATCCATGGTCTGTCCTTCATCGAGTCCTCTGTCCTCCTTGCTATGGCCTTTGACCGGTACATTGCAATTTGCAATCCACTGCGTTATTCCTCCATCCTGACTAATTCCAGAATTAGCAAAATTGGGCTTACTATAATAGGTAGgagttttttctttatcataCCCCCCATCATCCATCTGAAATTTTTTAATTACTGTCATTTCCACATCCTTTCTCACTCTTTCTGCCTGCACCAGGATCTTCTCCGCTTAGCTTGTTCAGACATCCGATTCAATAGTTACTATGCCCTGATGCTGGTTATTTGCATACTGTTGTTGGATGCTATACTCATCCTTTTCTCCTACATTCTGATTTTTAAGTAAGTCCTTGCAGTTGCCTCTCTGGAAGAGCGGCATAAATTATTTCAGACTTGCATCTCCCACGTCTGTGCTGTCCTTGTGTTCTACATGCCTATCATTAGCCTCACAATGGTGCACCATTTTGGCAAGTACCTTTCCCCTGTGGCCCACGTTCTCATTGGCAACATCTACATCCTTTTCCCACCTTTAATGAATCCCATCATCTACAGTGTCAAGACCCAACAGATTCATACCAGAATGCTTAGACTCTTTTCTCTGAAAAGATATTGA
- the LOC104662339 gene encoding hemoglobin subunit beta, with product MVHLTPDEKAAVTALWGKVNVDEVGGEALGRLLVVYPWTQRFFESFGDLSSPDAVMGNAKVKAHGKKVLGAFSDGLAHLDNLKGTFAQLSELHCDKLHVDPENFRLLGNVLVCVLAHHFGKEFTPQVQAAYQKVVAGVANALAHKYH from the exons ATGGTGCATCTGACTCCTGATGAGAAGGCTGCCGTTACTGCCCTGTGGGGCAAGGTGAACGTGGATGAAGTTGGTGGTGAGGCCCTGGGCAG GCTGCTGGTGGTCTACCCTTGGACCCAGAGGTTCTTCGAGTCCTTTGGGGATCTGTCCTCTCCTGATGCTGTTATGGGCAACGCTAAGGTGAAGGCTCATGGTAAGAAAGTGCTCGGTGCCTTTAGTGATGGCCTGGCTCACCTGGACAACCTCAAGGGCACCTTTGCCCAGCTGAGTGAGCTGCACTGTGACAAGCTGCATGTGGATCCTGAGAACTTCAGG CTCCTGGGCAACGTGCTGGTGTGTGTGCTGGCCCATCACTTTGGCAAAGAATTCACCCCGCAAGTGCAGGCTGCCTATCAGAAAGTGGTGGCTGGTGTGGCTAATGCCCTGGCCCACAAGTACCACTAA